In Cicer arietinum cultivar CDC Frontier isolate Library 1 chromosome 1, Cicar.CDCFrontier_v2.0, whole genome shotgun sequence, one DNA window encodes the following:
- the LOC140919234 gene encoding uncharacterized protein, with product MRTFAPGTIIKMETIPAYNEHGLINGMTIFHRLFWAYVPCISAFKFCKPIVQVDGTWLYGKYKGTLLVAVAQDGNDNIIPIAYALVEGETKEAWSFFLRNLRSHVTPQANICLISDRHESIKSAYNNLNNGWQHPPSKHVFCVRHIAQNFAREFKDNALKNKVISMGYSINESTYRYYRREIGIVNPEALKWLDNIPRQD from the exons ATGCGAACGTTTGCTCCAGGAACCATTATTAAAATGGAAACAATCCCAGCTTATAATGAACATGGTTTGATAAATGGGATGACAATCtttcatagactattttgggCTTACGTTCCATGCATATCTGCGtttaaattttgcaaaccaATTGTGCAAGTTGATGGAACTTGGTTATACGGAAAGTATAAGGGAACTCTATTGGTAGCAGTTGCACAGGATGGGAACGACAATATCATTCCAATTGCTTATGctcttgtggaaggtgagacaaaagaggcttggagtttctttttgagaaatttgagatcacacgtcactccacaagccaacatttgtttgatttcagatagacacgaatCTATCAAAAGTGCTTACAATAATCTCAATAATGGGTGGCAACATCCTCCGTCAAAGCATGTGTTTTGCGTCCGACATATTGCACAAAATTTTGCAAGGGAATTTAAGGATAATGCTTTGAAGAACAAGGTTATTTCTATGG GTTACTCAATCAATGAGTctacatatcgatactaccGCAGAGAAATTGGCATCGTAAACCCAGaagctttgaaatggttagacaatATACCGCGACAAGATTAG
- the LOC101508899 gene encoding berberine bridge enzyme-like 8 produces the protein MGFLPHIFVLLFLSCMVSATNSSYNTFIQCLVNNSQPSHPITSAIFTPNNSSFSSVLQAYIRNLRFNTTTTPKPFLIITALHVSHIQASIICAQKQNFQMKIRSGGHDYEGVSYVAEVPFFILDMFNLRSIDVDLENETAWIQSGATLGEVYYTIAEKSEIHGFPAGVCPTVGVGGHVSGGGYGNLMRKYGTSIDNVIDAQIIDAKGRLLDREEMGEDLFWAIRGGGGASFGVVLSYKIKLIKVPKIVTVFLVHRTLEENATNIVYNWQHVAPTTSDDLFIRLMLEVVKDAKTGNKTIRAGFVALYLGDSKSLLSLMNESFPQLGLKESDCIETSWIKSLMFWANINITEKAETLLDRQPQSMIYLKRKSDYVKKPISMEGLEGIMKKMIELENVTFYFNPYGGKMNEISSNATSFPHRAGNLWKIQYQGNWNEAGIEAASYHINVTRELYSYMTPFVSNNPREAFLNYKDIDLGVNHNGKDSYIEGKVYGVQYFKDNFDRLVEIKTKVDPGNFFRNEQSIPTLPNRKRRIIH, from the coding sequence ATGGGATTCCTTCCTCACATTTTTGTGTTACTTTTTCTCTCATGCATGGTTTCAGCTACAAATTCATCTTACAACACTTTCATTCAATGCCTAGTGAATAATTCACAACCTTCACACCCTATAACTTCAGCAATTTTCACACCAAACAATTCTTCATTCTCTTCAGTCTTACAAGCCTACATAAGAAACCTTCGtttcaacacaacaacaacaccaaAACCATTTCTCATAATCACAGCATTGCATGTTTCACACATACAAGCATCAATAATTTGTGCTcaaaaacaaaactttcaaatgAAAATAAGAAGTGGTGGACATGACTATGAAGGTGTCTCTTATGTAGCTGAAGTTCCATTTTTTATACTTGACATGTTCAATCTTAGATCAATTGATGTTGACTTAGAGAATGAAACAGCTTGGATTCAAAGTGGTGCAACACTTGGTGAAGTTTACTATACAATTGCTGAGAAAAGTGAAATTCATGGTTTTCCAGCTGGTGTTTGTCCTACTGTTGGTGTTGGAGGACATGTTAGTGGTGGTGGTTATGGTAATTTGATGAGAAAATATGGTACTTCAATTGATAATGTTATTGATGCACAAATAATTGATGCTAAAGGTAGATTACTTGATAGAGAAGAAATGGGTGAAGATCTTTTTTGGGCTATAAGAGGTGGTGGTGGTGCTAGCTTTGGTGTTGTTCTTTCTTACAAAATTAAGCTAATTAAAGTTCCTAAGATTGTCACTGTTTTTCTTGTTCATAGAACTTTGGAGGAAAATGCAACAAACATAGTTTATAATTGGCAACATGTAGCACCAACTACAAGTGATGATCTTTTCATTAGGCTTATGTTGGAAGTTGTAAAAGATGCAAAAACTGGAAACAAAACTATAAGGGCTGGTTTTGTAGCTCTATATCTTGGTGACTCAAAATCTCTTCTTTCACTAATGAATGAGAGTTTTCCTCAATTGGGTTTGAAGGAAAGTGATTGCATTGAAACAAGTTGGATTAAATCTCTTATGTTTTGGGCTAATATCAATATAACTGAAAAAGCTGAGACTTTGCTTGATAGACAACCACAATCAATGATTTACTTGAAAAGAAAATCGGATTATGTGAAGAAACCAATTTCAATGGAGGGTTTGGAAGGgattatgaagaagatgattgaGTTGGAAAATGTAACATTCTATTTCAATCCTTATGGTGGAAAAATGAATGAGATTTCATCAAATGCAACTTCTTTTCCTCATAGAGCTGGTAATTTATGGAAGATTCAATATCAAGGTAATTGGAATGAGGCAGGGATAGAGGCAGCATCTTATCATATAAATGTTACTAGAGAACTTTATAGTTATATGACTCCTTTTGTGTCAAATAATCCAAGAGAGGCTTTTCTTAACTATAAGGATATTGATTTGGGAGTTAATCATAATGGTAAGGATAGTTATATTGAAGGAAAAGTTTATGGAGTTCAGTACTTCAAGGATAATTTTGATAGATTGGTGGAAATTAAGACTAAGGTTGATCCTGGTAATTTCTTTAGGAATGAACAAAGCATCCCTACTCTGCCTAATAGGAAGAGAAGAATCATACACTGA
- the LOC113787557 gene encoding serine/threonine-protein phosphatase 7 long form homolog — translation MVERWRPETHTFHLPVGECTITLEDVYYILGLNVSGIPVSGSNFVNIKDVCQEYLGVIPPEGATKGNSIKLKWLKDTFDNVGENASELEKQASCRAYILRMIGGLLMPDKSNNRVHLKYLSLLGDLNKASHYSWGSAVLATLYRELCLATKPNVMSMGGCALLLQNWAWYRLSCVAPDAPNAWIFPLAQRFNSGGLNFTKVPHNDIEGYRNTIDHMMVQEFRWRPYLGFQHEVPEQEIITWAACTYLHCYHIIEKHHADRVALQFSFHQQIPQPPEDMTLYHEIDMRRGIDDNWSVVWKDEIQHWNERQNYILQGQYVEGVLRHTNEYMN, via the exons ATGGTTGAAAGGTGGAGACCAGAAACTCATACTTTTCATCTACCGGTAGGTGAgtgcacaataactttagaagacgtatactatattttaggattaaatgtgTCTGGTATTCCTGTTAGCGGTTCAAATTTTGTGAACATTAAAGATGTTTGTCAAGAATATTTAGGAGTTATCCCACCCGAGGGAGCAACAAAAggtaattctattaaattaaaatggctCAAAGATACTTTTGATAATGTCGGTGAAAACGCTTCCGAATTAGAAAAACAAGCATCATGTCGAGCCTATATATTACGTATGATTGGAGGATTGTTGATGCCAGACAAATCCAATAATCgtgtacatttaaaatatctttcactTTTGGGCGATTTAAATAAAGCATCCCACTATAGTTGGGGTTCGGCAGTTTTAGCAACACTCTATAGAGAACTATGCCTTGCTACGAAACCCAACGTAATGTCGATGGGAGGATGTGCATTGTTGTTGCAAAACTGGGCATGGTATCGTTTGAGTTGTGTTGCTCCAGATGCACCAAATGCATGgatatttccacttgcacaaag ATTTAATTCCGGGGGTTTAAATTTCACTAAAGTTCCTCACAACGATATAGAAGGATACCGGAATACAATCGATCATATGATGGTTCaagaa TTTCGTTGGAGACCGTATCTCGGATTCCAACACGAGGTACCCGAACAAGAGATCATCACTTGGGCTGCATGTACATATCTGCACTGCTATCATATCATCGAAAAACATCATGCAGATAGAGTCGCGCTTCAGTTCAGCTTTCATCAACAAATTCCGCAGCCTCCAGAAGATATGACGCTCTACCATGAGATCGACATGAGACGTGGCATTGATGATAATTGGAGTGTGGTTTGGAAAGATGAGATTCAACATTGGAATGAACGTCAGAATTACATATTGCAAGGTCAGTACGTCGAAGGTGTTTTACGCCACACTAACGAATATATGAATTGA